A window of Ooceraea biroi isolate clonal line C1 chromosome 9, Obir_v5.4, whole genome shotgun sequence genomic DNA:
tgaccactgcgatctgggcacgccaagtacttcaatgtcgtcatgcgataagagagtatgcatggaaaacgtttaggtaaaatactcaaactgcttctagatacttggctagttaattattgattttatatttagttttgagttttgacaagttgggagtttttatgtacttgtcgtatatattttttctttttttaaaaaggttttttagagatctcactcttttttgtaaatttttaaaatttgactatattttagttttacattcttttgaacatataattagtattacataatttctttttatatgttttattatcaattattttgtatgctAACACATCGTTCCGAtacaatttgtaataagttttattaagaataatcttttgatttttatataatataaattatttttatatattttatacttttttctgttttgctaacaaaatttctctatgtgatttacaatattttttattataactttaacaatatacctttacttttaaataaataatttttacgagttttataattttatacaacgaatgtggtagcgctcgacggTATGCAGTGAAATTGGtggtattggtgcagtcaatccctttctcactaactaatatttaaattaaataatttataacactgcagcaaagtattatatttatagtacgCCTAGTATagtcctacctataatctctgtctctttctctcgctgtctctcactctctttctttcgctttctttctctcgctcgctcgctcgctcgttaagaaattaaaacgtgtatgtgtgaacgcaccttgagggacaaaatcgctttgcatgtgtttgtgcgagcatacgtatgTGAGTGGTCTGAATTCCATGAAAACCGGAACGTCACAGTTTTAACATaacgattgcaatatctcaggattgactgcaccactTTTATTCGAATTGTGGCGACTCGGCGCCTGACAACCGGCAACCAGTCGACCACTGTACGGTGCGAGATATAATAACAAACATCCCCGCGACGAGATAACAGCACAAGGAAACGATAGAGGGCGAATTCGCGGAATCAGTACTCGCGATCAAAACTTCCCCCGACGAAGGATATAAGGACCATCAAAATGAGGAGACCACACACTTGCCTCCTGGTAATCGAGCCACTCAGATTATCTACGGAAGCGTCATCGTGGAACGAGCACGGACTAGACCACAGCGTCCGGGACGGAAGCGGTCCCGACGAGACCCATCTATCGCAGAGCCACCAAAGACGAAATCAACCGAGGTCAGCGGCCCAGCTAGCCCGACGGTTTCATCAGTATCACCAGACGGGGCACCACTACTCTCGGAGACGCAGCCACGATCCGGCGTACAGTTAAGGGAGTGGAAGCTGGTGCCGTGGAACCTTCCAGCGCCGCGACTTACACGGCCTCCTCAGTAGACTCTGACACGGTGGGACATCCGGGTCAGGAGGTACACCAGCCCTAAAGACAGTATACACGTGCCGCGGCCTGTCTCGCCACTACCTCCCTCGCCATCACGGGAGTGTAAAGAGATGGCGGCGCAAATGGATCGGGTGACACCCATCCGCCACTGCCATACTACAGCGCGCCAGGACCAGGGCACGCAGACCAGAGGCTGGAGCGCAGAGAgtgaggaggaggaagaagaagagccgCAGCGTTGGGGACCGATACGAGTCACTCTGACTCAACCCCACATCAGCTACTGTGAGCGCAATCTACAGTACAACCAGCGTCGGGGATAACAACGACCCGAGCGAACCGCGCCAAAAGGCGCACATAAAAATACCAAAGAAAAGCGCAAAGCGAGTGTGCGAGTACCGCCACTAACTGTATATATTCTGTACATAACACACAGCATTGGACTATTCGTCTTACCCTACTACTTCTATTTAATTTCTGCCTGTCTCACAAGTGCCGTTCATACCTTTACCCACACGAATTAATCGCGTTCGAAAGCgtgcacccatattatcttataaaagtgctgttagattttttattacggctttagttcctgagatattttaatcacaagattatgtgacctgtcaaatgatgtaaattccgaataagctacttggtagtaGGGCTGTAAATACAATCTGGATTTTCGAATATCCGGATATCCGAATAATtcgtttatcaaaatatcCGACTACTGAAGTTCGAATCCTTGAATTATCCGGATAATTCGGATCCAGATCTGGATCTTAGTTTCCGAATATTCGAATCTATCCGAATCTGCAAATAAATCCGGATCTGAACTAcctacaataaattaaatagaaaaataagcCTTGTCCTCTGAGTATtttgatatatgtatgtgcgcgACATTTTAACGtcacttattatttaaaatttttgaaatattaaataaataatttatatatgtgtacaatattgtttaattctttttaaatatccgTGATAGTCCTCGGGAGTCAATTAATTTCTCACTGAAAGACATATTAAGTtaatattgtccatttttATTAGCTTTATTATATCTAAATAGTTacaacgttattattattacaataaaaatatatattgaaaatctAAGAAAAAACTTGAAGAAAACTGTTTAAGAGATATATGtttaagagaaaattaatcaatttaatagtTTTCGATTTTGATAAAGAAATACTAATTGATTTACATGTTTAGGTAATAAACAACTTCTTTTGGCTGTAACAATATTCCCCGCTGTAGAAAATACTCTTTCGGAACCAGCAGAAGAAGCAGGAATAGCTAAATACGTTTTAGCTAATTTAGCAATACTCGGATATCGCTTTTCATGATTCTTCCACCATTCGTAAGGATCCATATTGTGGCTGATTTGCGGTTCCGCCAGATAATGTGACAATTGAGTCTGAGGATTGTTAACATTACTATTTGTTTGGAACAAAAAGTCTAAGCAATTTATTTGTGTATTTTCAGCTTCTTCGTGTTGCGTCTCTTCATGATGAATCTTCTCAGCGATAATGGATCGAATTTTACTTCGAACTGCCACAGGTTCTGCAAGTAAATCTTTCGAACGAGGATATAGGAAACTCGCTAGCTGATTTATCGTGATATTCGGAGATTCAGATTCATCCCAATTCAAACGGAAACGATCTGTTAAGTCACTGACGACTGTTTCTTTAAGCTGgtgaattatattatcatcatcttcatttatttgtatgtGATTATCTAGCACAGTACGAATAATGGGGCGTGTTATAGATGTAGGTGACATAGTATCACTACAAAGAAACGTTATTGCCATTTGGAGAAGCTTAagtactttaattaaattttccattaaaatccAATCATATTCAGAAACTTCAAGTTTTTGTGCAACAGCAGATGATGTAACAGTTCTATTTGATAATACAGTTTCTACCGGAATTCTATTTTGTATTAATCTTTCTAACATAAAATAGGTACTATTCCAACGAGTTCTGCagctttgaattaatttctttttctctgacTGTATCTGCTCCTGTGCTCTTTGAAGAGCATTTGTGGCAACAGTTGAATGTTTGAAATGAGCTACGATCTTACTTGCTTTATTAATGATGCAATTAATATCATCAATTTGAAGACCCTTATAAATAGAAAGTTGCAAGGAATGTGCACTACATGTTACATCTTCAGTTTCTTCTATAATATTGTTCATTAAACGTAATGCTGCGAGAATATTTGAAGCATTGTCAGTGACTATAGCAGTAACTTTCCCGATTAAATTCCATtctcttataataaattgtaattttgatGAAAGATGTTGCGCTGTATGACATTCTTCCATTTCTTGCGTTTCTAACACGTAATTCTGAGGTGTCCACGTTTCGTCTATAAAGTACACAGACACCGTTATGTAGGAATGTTGTGCTCGCGAAGTCCAGCAATCGGTTGATAGTGCTACATGATCAACTTTCGCTAATTTCGAAAGAACTGCCTTCTTAATTTCCTCAAATGCCATATTTATCCTTACGGTCATTGTTGGTGCTGAAGGTACTTTATATGTAGGCTCGATAACATtcataaattgaataaaaccGGGATTTGAAACAGTCGAAATAGGTAATAAAGTTAATGCGATCATTTTCGTTAGGGCTTTGTCAATTAATTTAGCCCGATCAGCGCTGCAAATTCTTTGTCGTGTTGGTGTACTTGATACTCTGGCAGAACCGCATACAGTACTTCGACGACGTCTTTTAGTGCAAGGTACAAGGCATTCTGCAGTATCTTGCGTTTCATCAATTGAATTATCTTCTTCATTGTCTGAAGAACTGGAAATATAcgtatcttattattattattattgttattctttttattaggttttattattaattattatttgtaaatgttttatttaatatataattttttaattatttttatattagtaaaattgtaaatataatttttaatatctaattatAAGTTCAAATTGAACATGGCTAAAATGCTCAGCTATGATCTCCATAAAcatctttttcaatatattatcgttaaatattaattgcaacTTTCCTGCAAAACGGAGTCTACATCCTCTCAAAACTTAAAATACATTACACTTACCtcgtattattaaataatgaatgcaCAGCTGTTAAGTGCTTTATAAGCGGAGATGTTGAGTTTTTATTGCGAAAAACGTCATTACATATGTTGCACTTTGCGCTTATATTATCCTCATTCGGTGAACAATATTTCCATACCCaactttttttgaaatttggcattttttcatgtaaaatatattatatttaatgacaAGAAAAAATTGTGTTTGACGTTCGTAGCTAATGCAGTGAAGGGAGTAACGcaaacaaatgaaaataagCGCTGCGCGTTTTCGGTCAGTGATGTTAGATTCGGGCCGCTGCCAGCACGGAATTGGAGTGGAGAGGGAATGTCACGGACACGATACGATAGATGTGTGCGTCACGCTTCAATTAGTGTAAGGCTAATATGTATTGGGttgagtaaaaaataatttcgtattttttggTCAAAGTCAAAgacaaaattttgatattaaaaaataactttattaaacaatgtatgcaccatttttttcaataacatttcaCCATCTTTCAGGTAATTTAAGAATTCCATCCTCCCAAAACTTCCCAGTGTTCTGAGTGAAAAATTCCTCAAGGTGTTGTTTGCAAGCTTCCAAAGAagtgaaatttttttcattaagcgaATTCTGTAACGATCTGAATAAGTGgaaatctgatggtgccaggtcagGTGAATATGGCGGATGAAGCAAGACGTCCCACCCAAGCTGCAGTAATTATTGACGGGTTGCCAAAGATACGTGCGGTCTAATGTTGTCTTGATGGAAGATGAACCATAACGATTGCTCAATTCTAGTCGCTTCTCGTCGATTGCTGCCTTCAACTGGTGCAGTTGGGAACAGTACTCCTTCGAATCAATTGTTTGATTTTGTGGAAGCAGTTCATAATATatgattcctttccaatcccaccaaatacacaATCTGACTTTTTTTGTGTGTATGTTTTGCTTTGGTGTGATTTGCAGCGGTTCATCTCGCTTCCCCCACGATCTTTTGCGCTCAACATTCTTGTATACAATCCActtttcgtcgcccgttactattcgttttaaaaatggattgttttcGTTGCGTTTGAGCAATGGAGATGCggtccattaaatttttttcagtcAAATTATgaggtacccaaatatcgtaCCGAGACACGTAGCCAAGTGTGTGCAAGCGGTTCACAACGGTCTTCTGAGATACGTTGACAATTTGTGCGATATCTCGTGTCGTATAATGTGGATTATTTTCAATCAACGTCTTGATTTGATCATCATCTGCAACTAATGGCCTACCTGAGCGTTTTCCATCTTCACATGTCGTATCACTAGCACGAAATTCCGCAAACCGGTTTTGGCACACATGTTCGCTTACGGCATCCTCCCCATACACAGCACATATCTTTTCTTTAGTTTGCGTTGCGTTTTTCCctttgtgaaaataaaaaagcatcaaATACCGAAAATACTGCTTGTTTTGCTCCATGTTTACAATGCCACTAAATACAAACTACTGAATCGATTTTGATGAATGATGACTTTATACACACAGGAAAACAtaacatttcagaaaaataatggTAATGTCACATCTTGAGTGAAGTTAGCTgccaatattttttcttaatgaCATCTACCCAAAAtacgaaattactttttactcaactcaatagttgctttataaacaaattatgcaattcgtaatatgcaattacatatttctttttaaatcaactaaatatatattatttttgcactaatagattaatttcattattctaAGCACAAAAGTATTAGGGTACAATTGTGAAAAACTAAATAGTTtatcagatattttatattttatgtcgaAATATGCCAGAATAAAGTGTAAAATATCTCGTAAACTATTTTCGAAAGTTccacattaatacttttatgtgcagaataattaaaggaatcatatatattgtttataacatTAGTTACTCCGTTAAAAAAATGGCGATGATGATATGAAATTATGACCATATGAccttaaaaattcaatttttccaaaaattaattttagcgcCCTTCAGGCActacaatttttatctaaaacctttttttcaaaattgcatTGTTTACGAGATAATCGACTGTATCCAGATTTTTGGTCCACCATGTATAGAGCTATGGGCGCTGACACGCTGAAAACGTCATTATATCATTGTTGCTTATTACATGTCGAAGAAAGATAGAACGCTTTTAacgattatttttctgtttaatttattgtagatAGTCTGGATCCGGATTTATTTGCAGATTCGGATAGGTTCGAATATTCGGATACTAAGGTCCGGATCCGGATCCGAATTATCTGGAGAGTTCAAGGATCCGAACTTCAGTAAtcggataaaaaatatctcggATAATccggataatttattatccggATATTTTCAGCTGtacttggtagcgcctcgacgatgtCGCGCCAGTGCTGTATTAAGTGGCTATTTCTCAtgcagttatttatttttttatgtacttggcatGTActacgcggtagcgtcgcttGATGCAGAAGATTACTCAAGTTTATTCCTAACATAATTCGTTCCTTTActtacattttattcttttaattacttcatctcatatattaatagtatttaatattaataataagtattgTTATTGCATTCGCTGTTTAGTTCGCTATTTTTAGTTATTCTTTTAAGGGGTAACACctatgtaaaattttcaaaaaatcgttttttttcttttaaaatacacTTTAAGGTCTTAAAAATGAAGTGCAAGTGGTTTTATGGcgattaaacttttttttcccAAAGTTATAGGCTCTCGCACCAAGCGCCTCACCACAGTGCTGCTAGAGCGCGCGGTATTTCGAAACATTTGAGTTCGTAgggtacaaatatttttacctgcAGGTATCTGTGACGATTCTAAGCTATCGAATAAGCGTATTGATGTTGTGAGTATTCTATTTCTTTCAGATGTATTAGTATAACTCTCGCACTACAGCTGTTGACAAGACGTTAGTCGGACGCGCATTGAGCATCTCCTTGATTCTTactgtataatttaaataccgttgtttaataattattttgtaaagtttcGTGTAAAAGTGACAATGAGTGACAAAGGAAAGAAAGTGTATACTTCAAAAAGCATCAAGCTCTCCGATCGCTCACTCAGCGATGCAGCGAAAGAGGCTCGCTCGAGCTTAAAATCTGCGAGAAAAGACGAAGAGGATGAAAATCTTGCTGTTGAAGGGCAACTTTATGGTCCTGGGATCGCAGACTAAAGGTAAATTCACTACaagtaaaaaatttcaatagttaatctaaaaatatcaaCATTCGAAACTTTAAACGAGTTTTTCTCAAAACAGCATTTTTAAAGTTGGCTAGCAGTAGAactcaaacaatttttaaccaATTTACTTCAAATTTTAGCAGTatctaaaaaatacaattttctacAGAAAAACGTAGGATTTTTTTGATAagtcaaaaatttttttagttacAGCTGATTTTACTCGACttttttttgtgaaaaaatggattttttttaaaactccgccattttatcaaaaatcaatattttcaaaaatggcTACGTATTTCTCTAGGTATTGGagtaaagaaaatgaaaaaaattgtttttttgttCTAGACCACAAATTACGGCATTTATGCTGCTAGCCGCGGACCACCTTGCCAAATCGACTGTCTCCTTCATACTGCTGCAGATCcaccattttgtaaaatttaattatgaaaaaattattttttgtactttttgacATGCCTCATAAAGTTATCAAACTCATTTTTTAACAGCACGATTCactaaatacaaaaaaattccCAAAGATAGACCTCTTTTTCAGCCGGTTACATAGGCGTTACCCCTTAAGAATGGAGTttgtaagaaaaaattaagTCTTATGTGAATATATGTGGAATTATAATGGTAAAAGtacagataaaataaaaataattttaaatagctTAAAATGTGAACCTTATATTGATGATAACCAACTTAAGCGCCTACAAGTTAAGTTACGGGAgaatttctttcctttttataataagaaatgGAAGACTGTTTcctataaaaaagaacttttccACAAACGATATGCGgcaattttgaataaaaatttcatcgtCAAAGAACCCCGCAGAAAACATATGGAAAATGGCTTTCGATAAAATTGGCTGAAACTTTGCCATTTTATACTTCAAGTAATGCTGATCAAAAGTTACCATTGTCACAAGTCAATCCTATGAGCCGTTTTTCTTCTGAAAAGGCTCAAGAGTCGATAATAGTGCCTATGATACTTTCTCGCTTTCAGCGTTATCCAGAATcaacgacgtggacgtagCGAGTATCTGATCCctttatgtgtgtatgtgcgcgcgcgcgtgcatgcgtgcgtgagtgtgcgtgcatgatatttataacatattatgtgtatatgtgttaATTATTGCGTTTTTATCACATCTATTGATTAATAATCTCAACATTCCGAGGATCATCTGGAGGTTCTCGATCCGTGGCATCCAATGTGATGTTGAGCAATGACGTATCAGGATATTTGATGTTTCCCTGATGTCGTGCAAAACCTAGGTACCACAAGACGCTGGCAATGTGTGCGCATGTACCCAAAGTGTGAGCTCCAGATTGACATGTACAATAATACCCATTAATTGGATCATTAGCATTGTCAGCAGCATTTTCATCCCTATTATCGATCTCATATGAAATGAAGATCTGATATCTTGTTGCATTACGAAATCTGGAATACAATCTAATTCTTAGAAAACCTGACTCATTAATATGTTCATCAATTTGAAATTCCTCATCATTATCCCTTAGTAACTTATCTTGGACATATGAAGGTGCtagatttatttgatatatgcCCACAGTCAAATCTTTCAGGTAATCCAAATCAAGTATAGGAAAATCTGCCACGTCACGATAATTGAGCCGTCTCCATTGGCCATTTCTCCTTTGCAAGTTGTCTACCTCTACTCTCGCTTGTACGACATTAACAGACGTCGATCTTTGTAGCATATCTATAGCAAGCTGAGCATCCGCATCTTGCATTTGGATAAGAGGATGATACCTGTTCAGTATAGCTCCAGCTATACGATAGAATCCATTAAGGTTCTTTACGTGTTGCAGATTTATTGTTTGTGCTAAGAATTTGAAAACTGACCTCAAATGACCGTTCCGTGCTTCGACTACCCAGCGATTTTTTGTGATGATACGTGAATCATTCGCTTCTTGCGTTGTCAGTTGCCTTTGTCCGTGTTCAAGCAGTGCAGGCATCTTGTGATCAATGTCTAAACGCTGGAGTAAGGGTATTGCATTACGATATAACCTCTATCTACCAAGACAACGTCACCATTCTGAAACCAGTTTCTTAATGAGTCTACATCTCTTTCGAATTCGTGACGAAGGATTTTGGCATCATTGTTCCGAGCATCAGAGAAATACGGACCGAAAATAGTTAGAATATAACCATCGGGAGCTACAATTAAGGTTGGTTTAAGGAGATGTCGATTTTTGTGAACGGAATAAGATTGGCGCAATACTCGAAAATTCttacttttatgtatatacgcGTAGGTACTGTCAATCACAGCGACAACTATTGGTTCTTCGGGTTGAGGATTATACAGCTTATTTGCAAATTCTGTCACGTGTTGCATAATAAACTCTTGTCTTCTTATTGATTCAGGTCCAATATTAGTCGGAACAAATCTTTGTAACAAAGATGCCCTAACATAAGCCACGACAGAAGAAACAGTTTGTCTACTAGTATAATCAAAAATGATTTTGAGAAAATCATCACTCAAGCCCTGTCTCATCTTGCACAAGAAGACCAACAAATCTTTTCTACTTACGTATCTCAGTTTACCATTTTGAAATACAGGATCACAATAAGTAAAAAGCTCCTCAAACTGTTGTTTATTGATTGGTGCTATATACTGAAATTCCTCATCAGTTAAGTGATTCTCATCTATACCTCTGATTTTACTTGCACTTACGTTTCTCAGTTGCTGTAAGAAAACTTGCAACTGTGGACCGTTGATAACATAAGGTCTGTTGATGAAACGT
This region includes:
- the LOC105280831 gene encoding zinc finger BED domain-containing protein 1, with translation MCAKTGLRNFVLVIRHVKMENAQEYCSQLHQLKAAIDEKRLELSNRYGSSSIKTTLDRTSSDNEEDNSIDETQDTAECLVPCTKRRRRSTVCGSARVSSTPTRQRICSADRAKLIDKALTKMIALTLLPISTVSNPGFIQFMNVIEPTYKVPSAPTMTVRINMAFEEIKKAVLSKLAKVDHVALSTDCWTSRAQHSYITVSVYFIDETWTPQNYVLETQEMEECHTAQHLSSKLQFIIREWNLIGKVTAIVTDNASNILAALRLMNNIIEETEDVTCSAHSLQLSIYKGLQIDDINCIINKASKIVAHFKHSTVATNALQRAQEQIQSEKKKLIQSCRTRWNSTYFMLERLIQNRIPVETVLSNRTVTSSAVAQKLEVSEYDWILMENLIKVLKLLQMAITFLCSDTMSPTSITRPIIRTVLDNHIQINEDDDNIIHQLKETVVSDLTDRFRLNWDESESPNITINQLASFLYPRSKDLLAEPVAVRSKIRSIIAEKIHHEETQHEEAENTQINCLDFLFQTNSNVNNPQTQLSHYLAEPQISHNMDPYEWWKNHEKRYPSIAKLAKTYLAIPASSAGSERVFSTAGNIVTAKRSSSDPDLFADSDRFEYSETKIQIWIRIIRIIQGFELQ